One genomic region from Pseudoduganella dura encodes:
- a CDS encoding alpha/beta fold hydrolase, producing the protein MPALATIAAVAAGLAVPATAGALALFTRYVERKVEAALPPQGIFIEVPGARLHVREQGQGPALLLVHGLGGQMAHFTYEVARQLAHHHRVITVDRPGSGYSTRRRGAAAGLREQAAVLAALIDRLELEQPLVVGHSLGGAVALALALDYPDRIAGLSLLAPLTHLPDEVPAAFGALAMRSPRLRRLLAWTVATPGAIARGTAMLGEVFAPDPVPPDFATRGGGLLSLRPGQFLAAADDMGALTEQLPGYSSRYAELRMPVAVLFGRDDRILPWREHGEALACKVPHAVLEVVDGGHMLPVAQPDLTVQFIRGAAAR; encoded by the coding sequence ATGCCGGCACTGGCAACGATCGCGGCCGTCGCGGCCGGCCTTGCCGTGCCCGCCACGGCCGGCGCCCTCGCGCTGTTCACGCGCTACGTCGAACGCAAGGTGGAGGCGGCGCTGCCGCCGCAGGGCATCTTCATCGAGGTGCCGGGCGCCCGGCTGCACGTGCGCGAACAGGGCCAGGGGCCGGCGCTGCTGCTGGTGCACGGGCTGGGCGGGCAGATGGCGCATTTCACCTACGAGGTGGCGCGGCAGCTTGCCCACCACCATCGCGTGATCACGGTGGACCGGCCCGGCTCCGGCTATTCCACGCGGCGGCGCGGCGCCGCGGCCGGCCTGCGCGAGCAGGCGGCGGTGCTGGCCGCGCTGATCGACCGGCTCGAACTGGAGCAGCCGCTCGTGGTCGGCCATTCGCTGGGCGGCGCCGTGGCGCTGGCGCTGGCGCTGGACTATCCGGACCGGATCGCCGGGCTTTCGCTGCTGGCGCCGCTGACGCACCTGCCCGACGAAGTGCCGGCCGCGTTCGGTGCGCTGGCCATGCGCTCGCCACGGCTGCGGCGCCTGCTGGCCTGGACGGTGGCGACACCCGGCGCGATCGCGCGCGGCACTGCCATGCTGGGGGAGGTATTCGCCCCGGACCCGGTGCCGCCGGATTTCGCCACGCGCGGCGGTGGATTGCTCAGCCTGCGGCCGGGCCAGTTCCTTGCCGCGGCCGATGACATGGGAGCGCTAACGGAGCAACTGCCCGGCTACAGCAGCCGCTATGCCGAGCTGCGGATGCCGGTGGCGGTGCTGTTCGGACGGGACGACCGGATCCTGCCATGGCGCGAGCACGGTGAGGCGCTGGCCTGCAAGGTGCCGCATGCGGTGCTGGAAGTGGTGGATGGCGGGCACATGCTGCCGGTGGCGCAGCCGGATTTGACGGTGCAG
- a CDS encoding AI-2E family transporter — protein MPTNPQARYSVIASYLLIATFLLLVLKNGLLGALFAGLLMFSLIHAIAPALGRRISDARARMVAAAAIGALLVGLIGLAAWGLVVLLRLDAYSVTHLFVRMADIIDASRDQIPPWISEHLPVDAHALREAVTAWLREHAGAAQAAGAEVGKTLTRILLGMVIGLMASLHDASKDGAPHRPFAEAMLQRARFLARAFRNVVFAQVWISAINTVITAIFVFVILPLAGVHLPLSKTVVAITFLAGLLPVIGNLISNTVLVVVSLSHSLHVAVAGLVFMIVVHKLEYFLNARIIGSHINARAWELLAAMLFAEAVFGVPGVIAAPVLYAYVKDELRARELI, from the coding sequence ATGCCGACGAACCCACAAGCCCGCTACAGCGTCATCGCCTCCTACCTGCTGATCGCCACATTCCTGCTGCTGGTCCTGAAAAACGGCCTGCTGGGCGCGCTGTTCGCCGGCCTGCTGATGTTCTCGCTGATCCATGCGATCGCGCCGGCGCTGGGCCGGCGCATCAGCGACGCGCGGGCGCGGATGGTGGCCGCCGCCGCCATCGGGGCCCTGCTGGTCGGGCTGATCGGGCTGGCGGCATGGGGCCTGGTCGTGCTGCTGCGCCTCGACGCCTACAGCGTGACCCACCTGTTCGTGCGGATGGCCGACATCATCGATGCTTCGCGCGACCAGATTCCGCCGTGGATCAGCGAGCACCTGCCGGTGGATGCCCATGCGCTGCGCGAAGCGGTCACCGCGTGGCTGCGCGAGCATGCCGGCGCGGCGCAGGCGGCCGGCGCCGAGGTGGGCAAGACGCTGACGCGGATCCTGCTCGGCATGGTGATCGGGCTGATGGCCTCGCTTCACGATGCCAGCAAGGATGGCGCGCCGCACCGCCCGTTCGCCGAAGCGATGCTGCAGCGCGCGCGTTTCCTGGCCCGGGCCTTTCGCAATGTCGTGTTCGCGCAGGTATGGATCTCGGCGATCAACACCGTGATCACGGCGATCTTCGTGTTTGTCATCCTGCCGCTGGCCGGCGTGCACCTGCCGCTGTCGAAGACGGTGGTGGCGATCACGTTCCTGGCCGGCCTGCTGCCGGTGATCGGCAACCTGATCTCGAACACCGTGCTGGTGGTCGTCAGCCTGTCGCACTCGCTGCACGTGGCCGTGGCCGGGCTGGTGTTCATGATCGTCGTGCACAAGCTGGAGTATTTCCTGAACGCCCGCATCATCGGCTCCCACATCAATGCCCGGGCATGGGAACTGCTCGCGGCGATGCTGTTCGCCGAAGCCGTGTTCGGCGTGCCGGGCGTGATCGCCGCGCCCGTGCTGTATGCCTACGTCAAGGACGAATTGCGGGCACGCGAGCTGATCTGA
- a CDS encoding ribonuclease Z has protein sequence MELQFLGTSSGTPTKTRNVSGTALRSAGGWVLVDCGEGTQHRILRTNLSPHDLRAVFVTHLHGDHCYGLPGLLASAGLLNRTAPLAIVGPQPLERYVRGVMETTALQLPYPVRFIDVADAAAADLLDDLAVTVAPLSHRIASYAYGFTEKVTERRLDAAMLAAAGVPRGPLWGVLQGGNDVTLPDGSPVRSADVLQPPRRPRRIVIAGDNDMPELLAQAVQGADVLVHEATYTEAVLEKIGPGPQHSSALRVARFAREAAIPSLLLTHFSPRYQDERGPLTLADIEAEARAEYGGSLFLARDLARYALDKAGMLTELPPR, from the coding sequence ATGGAACTGCAATTTCTCGGCACCTCATCCGGCACCCCCACGAAGACGCGCAACGTGTCCGGCACGGCCTTGCGCTCGGCCGGCGGCTGGGTGCTGGTCGATTGCGGCGAGGGTACGCAGCACCGCATCCTGCGCACGAACCTGTCGCCGCACGACCTGCGCGCGGTATTCGTCACGCACCTGCACGGCGACCATTGCTACGGCCTGCCCGGGCTGCTGGCCAGCGCCGGGCTGCTGAACCGCACGGCGCCGCTGGCGATCGTGGGCCCGCAGCCACTGGAGCGCTACGTGCGCGGCGTGATGGAAACCACTGCGCTGCAGCTGCCGTACCCGGTGCGGTTCATCGACGTGGCCGACGCCGCCGCGGCCGATTTGCTGGACGACCTCGCGGTGACGGTGGCCCCGCTGTCGCACCGGATCGCCTCGTACGCGTATGGTTTCACTGAAAAGGTCACCGAGCGCAGGCTCGATGCGGCAATGCTGGCCGCCGCCGGCGTGCCGCGCGGCCCGCTGTGGGGAGTGCTGCAGGGCGGCAACGACGTGACGCTGCCGGACGGCAGTCCGGTACGCTCGGCCGATGTGCTGCAGCCGCCGCGCCGGCCGCGCCGGATCGTCATCGCCGGCGACAACGACATGCCGGAACTGCTGGCGCAGGCGGTGCAGGGCGCCGACGTGCTGGTGCACGAGGCCACGTACACCGAGGCGGTGCTGGAAAAGATCGGCCCCGGCCCGCAGCACAGTTCCGCGCTGCGCGTGGCGCGGTTCGCGCGCGAGGCGGCCATTCCCAGCCTGCTGCTGACGCATTTCAGCCCCCGCTACCAGGATGAGCGCGGCCCGCTGACGCTGGCCGATATCGAGGCCGAAGCCCGCGCGGAATATGGCGGCAGCCTGTTCCTGGCGCGCGACCTGGCGCGCTATGCGCTGGACAAGGCTGGAATGTTGACGGAATTGCCGCCCCGCTGA
- a CDS encoding FdhF/YdeP family oxidoreductase, translated as MTKTIPFRPYDKPAGGLGSLHGTAKALLGNGSYPALATLPRLNQPQGVDCPGCAYPDSPDSKSVDFCEQGAWAIAHEGGKARATPAFFAANTVTALRAKDHWELEAAGRLTAPMLYDAGSDTYREIGWDTAFALAGAALRALDDPDRAVFYTSGRTSNEAAFAYGLLARAFGTNNLPDSSNLCHESSGMALTESIGVGKSTVTRADFADTQLIMSFGHNPGSNHPRMLGDLREAKRRGCRIIIFNPLRERGLEAFADPQSPGELLGGAGTQLADAYYQVRVGGDLAAITGIAKAVLERGAVDAPFIAAHTDGFDAFRELAAGQAWPEIEQASGLSRAQLEEAAGFYIDSPATIAAWCMGLTQNEFAIETIQSLVNLMLLRGNVGKPGAGLMPVRGHSNVQGDRTMGITNRPKPAWLAGLQRVFGFVPAAKPGLDAIGTIHGLVDGTVEAFVALGGNFAVAAPDTPRVLEALSRTKLTVHVATKLNRTHLYPGQTGLLLPCIGRTELDVQPSGPQFVSVEDTASMVHASMGRNRPASELLRSEPFIVSRLAQHVLPDMGIDWHTIGTDYDATRALIERVAEGAVEGFADYNERIRAEKGFHLPNGAGRREWATAVRKARFIAHPLPADTIMARARARHGDRVLCLATIRAHRQYNTTVYRDPKGEVDRYRGVHGTRHVLFVGRAALARLGFADGDVVRVRAASPDGIERHVDGIRLAAAALDGDDVFGYFPELTPLLSPALVARGSNTPAFKQIPVLIER; from the coding sequence ATGACCAAGACCATCCCCTTCCGTCCCTATGACAAGCCGGCCGGCGGCCTCGGTTCGCTGCACGGCACCGCCAAGGCGCTGCTCGGCAATGGCTCCTACCCGGCGCTGGCCACGCTGCCCCGGCTGAACCAGCCGCAGGGCGTCGATTGCCCCGGCTGCGCCTATCCCGATTCGCCGGACAGCAAGTCGGTCGATTTCTGCGAGCAGGGCGCATGGGCCATCGCGCACGAAGGCGGCAAGGCGCGCGCCACGCCGGCATTCTTCGCCGCCAATACCGTTACCGCGCTGCGCGCGAAGGATCACTGGGAACTGGAAGCGGCCGGCCGCCTCACCGCGCCGATGCTGTACGACGCCGGCAGCGACACCTATCGCGAAATCGGCTGGGACACCGCGTTCGCGCTGGCCGGCGCGGCATTGCGCGCGCTGGACGACCCGGACCGCGCGGTGTTCTACACGTCAGGCCGTACCAGCAACGAGGCCGCGTTCGCGTACGGGCTGCTCGCGCGCGCGTTCGGCACGAACAACCTGCCGGATTCGTCGAACCTGTGCCACGAGTCGTCCGGCATGGCGCTCACCGAATCGATCGGCGTCGGCAAGTCCACCGTCACGCGGGCCGACTTCGCCGACACGCAGCTGATCATGAGCTTCGGCCACAATCCGGGCTCGAACCACCCGCGCATGCTGGGCGACTTGCGCGAAGCGAAACGCCGCGGCTGCCGCATCATCATCTTCAACCCGCTGCGCGAGCGGGGCCTGGAAGCGTTCGCCGATCCGCAATCGCCCGGCGAACTGCTGGGCGGCGCCGGCACGCAGCTGGCCGATGCGTATTACCAGGTGCGCGTGGGCGGCGACCTGGCGGCCATTACCGGCATCGCGAAAGCCGTGCTGGAGCGGGGCGCCGTCGACGCGCCGTTCATCGCCGCGCACACCGACGGCTTCGACGCGTTCCGCGAGCTGGCGGCCGGTCAGGCCTGGCCGGAGATCGAACAGGCCAGCGGCCTGTCGCGCGCGCAACTGGAGGAAGCGGCCGGCTTCTACATCGACTCGCCGGCCACGATCGCGGCCTGGTGCATGGGGCTGACACAGAACGAATTCGCGATCGAAACGATCCAGTCGCTCGTCAACCTGATGCTGTTGCGCGGCAACGTGGGCAAGCCGGGCGCCGGGCTGATGCCGGTGCGGGGCCACTCGAACGTGCAGGGCGACCGCACGATGGGCATCACGAACCGGCCGAAGCCGGCCTGGCTGGCCGGGCTCCAGCGGGTGTTCGGCTTCGTGCCGGCCGCGAAACCCGGGCTCGATGCGATCGGCACCATCCACGGCCTGGTGGACGGCACGGTGGAGGCGTTCGTGGCGCTCGGCGGCAATTTCGCCGTGGCCGCCCCGGATACGCCGCGCGTGCTGGAAGCGCTGTCGCGCACGAAGCTCACGGTGCACGTGGCCACCAAGCTCAATCGCACCCACCTGTATCCTGGCCAGACCGGGCTGCTGCTGCCGTGCATCGGCCGCACCGAACTCGATGTGCAGCCGTCCGGCCCGCAATTCGTCAGCGTGGAGGATACGGCATCGATGGTGCATGCGTCGATGGGGCGCAACCGGCCCGCCAGCGAACTGCTGCGCTCGGAGCCGTTCATCGTCAGCCGCCTTGCCCAGCATGTACTGCCGGACATGGGCATCGACTGGCACACGATCGGCACCGACTACGATGCCACCCGCGCGCTGATCGAGCGCGTGGCCGAAGGTGCCGTCGAAGGTTTCGCGGACTACAACGAACGGATTCGCGCGGAAAAAGGGTTCCACCTGCCGAACGGCGCGGGGCGGCGCGAATGGGCCACGGCCGTGCGCAAGGCCCGCTTCATCGCCCACCCGCTGCCGGCGGACACGATCATGGCGCGCGCCCGCGCGCGCCATGGCGACCGGGTGCTGTGCCTGGCCACGATCCGTGCGCACCGGCAGTACAACACCACGGTCTACCGCGATCCGAAAGGGGAGGTGGACCGTTACCGCGGCGTGCACGGCACGCGCCACGTGCTGTTCGTCGGCCGCGCAGCGCTGGCCCGGCTGGGCTTCGCGGATGGCGACGTGGTGCGTGTGCGCGCCGCTTCGCCGGACGGCATCGAACGGCACGTGGACGGCATCCGGCTGGCGGCCGCCGCGCTGGACGGCGACGACGTGTTCGGCTATTTCCCCGAGCTCACGCCGCTGCTGTCGCCCGCGCTGGTGGCGCGCGGCTCGAACACGCCGGCGTTCAAGCAGATCCCGGTGCTGATCGAGCGATGA